The nucleotide sequence AAAGATCTATGTAGGTTTGGAAAACTGAAtgtattaacatgttcttttcaggagacacggcacagaggGGATTGAATGTGTAGGTCAACAGCTAATCAAAACGCAGAGTGCTGTGCtctggaaagaaaaacattttaaaaagggcATGCAAAATTggtctaaaaaaaatctgtgaaacagcAAAAGGTGAACCGtggtatacagtgatcccttgctataacgcggtttacttttcacggtttcgctacttcatttgtattgtgcattgtgttctgcattctgattggctaaaaagtcactccgcttcttctctacctgtgcgtcaataacgttggagtttaatatgtacacgtacgtaaatcagcttgccaactttacaacacgtacgtgcaaGTCATCTTGCattttcgagtttctctaaaacccacagaaaaaagagcgacaactgcctatcactatgttcttctcccgaacaaacacagctgcaccgcgggcttcaaaagaagaaaacactgcagagcagagtcaggatgcagtggctcagtctgaagaacagtgaaatacacctgagtcactatttgtccgactgtactttgtatttttttcataatcattttaaatttcctcccgtttaatccaattactcaggtcgcggtgggcggggctaatctctgcaatttgaagccttctgttcacattgatgattaaaattgtacagtacagaagttctttgttgaaaaaaacgtttctaaagtacttttatttgtgaaacaaatgcttgagtctgtaaaatggtttgttctttcttttcaatctaTAATAgagtaatttaattgtataatcattgtaaaaaaaaaatagaggtttctatttcacggattttgcctatcacgggttcgtTTTGGAACgtaaaaacaagggtttactgtactgaGGGACCAATCTATAtgatattattgtttttaagtATCACAGAGCATGCcccttttgttttgtcctttaaacacattttttacaattaGAAGAAAATCCACATTACATAATatggatttttcaaaatatttatttgttaaaaccGATATTTGAGCTGTGTGTGCCTGTAAAATGCATGTAGGATTGGGAGATCTGTATCAGATGAGACTGCTATTTAGACAGGCCATTATAAAATTGAGAAATATATTTGTCACtttagaatacatttatttacatttaaatacattttttaaaatttaattagcGATCTTGAGACTCTTTTTAAAGACCAAAGACATGTGATAACAGGTTTGACTCTTGCTGTTGTATTGTTTCCTCTGCTGTGTTGAGCTGGTTTATCTTCTCCAAAGGCAAAATATTCTTACAAttagagacatttttttgtcacGTATGCTTTACATTTGAAATGTGCGTACTGATGTAAAAAACGACAACATATTTAACACTGTAAGAGCACAAGACCTTTTTACAGTTTCAGTCATGATGTGATGttgtgctttaaataaaaataaaaattcatctTTTATTAATGCTTTCAGATGTGGGTCAAGGGGACAGCAGAGATCCAAAACAAGAACCTGCAGAAAGGAAAGAAGACGATCATGGAAGTTTTCTTCAAAAGCTCCAGCCAGTCTCGGCTCGATTCCACAACAACCTCCACCCGAATCCTTGTGCTAGTCCAAAATCTCCCCACCACTTCATCTGTCCTTACAATGGCTCCCCCTCTGTGCTTCATACAGGCACCAACTCTCATCATGCTCTAgatcctagaaaactacaccaCCCTACTCTCCCAACATCCTCCACCTCTTCGTCCAGCTCGTCATTTATAgctcacagctctgttccaagGTCTCCGTGCACCCCCACACCTCAGAAAGTCAGTCAAGGTCAACGAACACCCAAAACCCCTGATGCTCCAAGCTCTCCTCGATTAGGAGCCCTTTCATCACCTCCACCCTCTTCCCCTATTGCTCTTGGTGGAGCTGTAAGAGGAGCACAGAGTCATACTCATCACCCCCATGTTGTCATTGTGGgagctcctcctctttctccttcTACTCCCCTTTCTCCGTCTGTTCATAGTTTGAGTGCATCCCCTCACCAGCGATCCCGCCACCCCTCAGCCTCTCCTTCCTCTCTGTGCGGGCAGGGAGGAGGCCCAACAGCACCAGAGGGAGGAGAGCTGACGGGAAGCAACTTGCGTCAGAGGAGGAAATCCACCACCTCCTCCCCACGGTCCCCAGTCCCCAGTGGATCCCCAAACCCCAGCCCCCATTTTCCCAAGTACAAACTTGAAGACATTTTGGAGCAATTTAAAAACTCAGGCAGCAACAGCACTAATAATCACCACCCTCTCAGCATTTCAAATCCCTCCCTACTGACCACTCTCAGTAGCAGTAGCTCTCATGTTGTCTCCTCTAAACCCTTGAAGACTATCATGCTTCCAACTGCTAGCGCAGGAACTCCAGGGTTTGGTGGGAACTCTCCATCGTCCTCTAGTTTACCTCTTGGGCCATTACTGAATCACCATTATAGCCATCAAGGCAAGCTGCCACGCCCAGCTTCTTTCCCGGCGAGCAGTTTACTCTCTGCCGCCGCTAAGGCTCAGCTCGCTAACCAGATAACCCAGGGCCAGGGTTTAAATGCAGTTACCCCCCCAGGGAGCTTGTCTTCTCTGAATGTCTTGAAAGAGACACCACAGCAACAAAAGGTAACTAACAGCACTTTACATAACAGCCACTCCCCTTGTATTGCTTCTGCTAGGCTTTCCCATTCCCTCgctgcagcttctgctgctctcttTCCCCCCTCCCACTCTTTGGCCCAATCCCTGGCTTCCACTTTGCCTCACCTGCCCCCCACAGCAGAACAAAATGCTTCTTACAGGAAGAGACAACGGCGGTCTCCCACAGTCCTCAAAATGCTTAAAGACACACAGGCCTTGCCTAATGGATCACGGAGAACTCCACCAGAAGATGCTGTAGTTATCAacctttcctcctcctcctcttcctatCCTTCCCCTTTGCACTCATCCTCTACCTCAGCGCTGCAGAATCAGAGTTCTGCATCGGTGGataaccagaaccagaacgtCCCCGGACATATGGCCAAAGTCCAAACATCGCGGCACACAGCACACCTTTCCAGGACCGTTCGGCCAAACGAGGCTCTGGATTTCACTACAAGCCTGACACCTTCACCCTTAAGCTTAGATCCTCCAACCCAGCCTTTGTCTGCTCTCTTACATCTGTTGAGTGTGCAAAATGCACAAACCAATGCCTCAGCTGCCAACTCCGCTTTAGCTCAGTCCAGAACTGTTTCTGTTGAAGGAGGTGGACACACTAGTAAACAGAGCCCCAAACGGTCATCATCTTCTCCAGCTCCTTCTGCCAACATCAGACTCCCACAGCCTCAGTCCCCGTTCCAAAGAGATAACACTAATCCTCTACCCTTGGTGCAACAGCCACTTTCATCCCCTCACATATCCCCACATTTCACATCATCGCTGTCTGTGTCTCCTGCTCAATCTAATAAATCGAGTCCTCCACAAAAGCATTCCCCCTCAGCGGTGCTTCCCAAGTCAAATTTAGCTTTCCAAAGCAGTAGCTCAACTCAGCAGATGACTTCATCGCCGACAGACAAGCAACAATCAGCTGATAATCACATTCCAACATCAGACTCTGTGTCCCAGGCGTCTTCACAGGTACCCTCACCACAAGGGGCTGGGTCAGCAGACAGTGGTAGCAACAGCACAACCACGTCAGTGGACCTGAGTCAGCGTCAAGGCAGCGCTCTGCTGCCGATCCCCTCCTCTCCAAAGCCTCTCGATCTTAGCAACCATGTCTTAGCCTTTCTTGCTGCATCCTCCACTGTGACACAGGGGAACAGCAACCCCCCCAACGACACAACCAACGTTCAGATGTCTTCCCCAGAAAACCAGACTGCAAGTAAGAATACTCTAGTCTAAGTTGATGGATAGATGGTACTTTATTTGTTATTGTCTCTGGTACAAAGGTATTTTAAAAAGGATTCTTTGGTCATATTAAATCAATCATTTACCATGGTAAAATTTACAACTAGAATAATAAATACTACATTAAAAGTGCACAGGAAATTATAACCAATTAATTTGCATCTTTAATAGaaagggcattaaaaaaaacaaggatacacaattgtagtttttggtttcaaataaaaaatattaagatatGAGGAATggtaaattatacatttttatcaatctttcattatttttgcatttcagaTTGTAAGTGCTTgggataattttctttttacgtTTTGATTACATGTCCTTTTTAAGAGAATAAAAAATTAGGGAAAATTACACTTAATCTAAGATTTTCAAAAAGACCTTttacattctttgtttttttgtgataataTTCTTCTAAAAAAGCATAATTCTGGTTTTGGAGGCATTTTATTAAGAGAGGTAgtcatttaaacatatttttattatttgtactACAGCTTGTTGTTGTGTTTAATAAATTCCTGTATCCATTTATATTTTAAGACCTGTCCTTTACTGTTATTTCAACCCAGTGAttgccctttttttaaatgaaaacatctgTCTTCAGACACGtttgacaaaacattttttaatgatatgtCATCCAAAACAACAGTTAaggacttgtgttttttttgtcttttttgtttttttgtttccaggATCGGAGGAGGATGGATTTTTAGACCCAAAGTCCTCCACATTGACCAAACGCTCAGCAGCTTCTAGTCCCACGTCTGCTGTCTTGTCACACCATGAAGACCGTCACAGTCCTCCTACCCCTTCAGCTGTGTCTGAATCTATGGCTGCCTTGCCTCTGGCAGAAGCCTTCCCTTTCATGAACCAGGATCAGCTGCTCCAGCTACTGTCTTCTACTGGAGGTCTACCATCTGTTTTGGACCCTGCACTCTTGGCTTTGTTGCCCCTGGGTGGGCTGTGGATGGGAGGGCAAAATGCACAGACACCTCCTGCTTCTGTTACACCACAGCCACAGCAAAATCTCGTAGAGTCGCAGCCACCAGAGGAGCAGTCGATATTAATGCAAGACGCACAACAAAATCTCCAAGATCAGCAACAAAAGCAGCAGCTTAACAGCAATCCTCTGTTTCCCTTGTTGCCACTGTTGAGTGGCACCCAAGGGGAGCTACCACTAAACCTGATGGGCCTGCAGAATTTTATGTCAGCCTCAGCCCCTTCAGCTGGGCAGGATCTGGATTTATCTGAGAAAAACAGTCTTCAGGCGCTATTTATGGCATCTCTGCTACTTGGACAACAGCAGCCGTCTTTGTTACCCCTGTCTGCATTGGGCCAAATGAGTCAGGTCAGCTTGGAAGTTCCTATTCAGCATTCACAACAGATCCCTACAACCTTGGATGGCCTTGCTCTGGATAAGACCTCATGCCTGCTGGAGCCATCCTCTCTGACAGGTCCCGGGCTCCTGGAACTCACGCAGGGACTTCTTCCTATtactgcaggagctgagggTCCTATTCAAGCCCTGCActccctgctccttcctgccactcttcctcctcccccaGCAGCCTTCCTGCCCTTCAACCCTGCCTTGCTCACCGCTGCCCTGAGCTCTCTTGAGCTCCACCCTCCTCCAAATACCCAGTTAGCTCCTGCACAGCAAACCCAGCACACCCAACCTCAGGTAGGATCCCACCCCCTTGTCCTTTGACCTAACCCTAAACTCCCCAGAATGAGATCTAGTTCCTGTAAATGCTTCACTCTTCTCCATGTTGGTCTTTAGTTTGCTCAGAGGTCCATCTTTTTAAGCCCAAAAAGATTTTATTAATCAACAGCTTTACAAAATGGAACAAatcatttgtatattttgttTAAACCACCTGTGTCTCTGTCAGAATTTCTTTCTTCATTATCTTgtaagtttttaaaaaggtaaTTTGTCCTCCTTTTTTCAGGTAACTAGTGAAGCCGGTGTTGAAACCCTCATTCCAGTCGCTCTCCAAGGCAAAGACAACCCCATACTTCAACAGTTACTGCCTACTTTGCTAAATCCTGCTCTACTAGGTAAGTCCACCTCTTAATATGCATCTCtctggggaaaaaatgtttgtttaaaatacattttacctttttgttcaaaaacttaaaacattgCAATTTTTTTGTAGTTGTGACTGAGTATTCAGGAGTCTGTCTCTTTATAGGAGATGTTTCCGGTGTCACTGGCCTACCAAACATGTTAGGGATGGAGGCGGGCTCAATTCTTCTGTCCCCTGTCCAAGCTTCTGCTTTGGGCATGTCTCTACTCCAAGGTCCAGATGGAGCCATCAATTTGCTCAACAGTATACAGGTAGGCACACAAACTGAGCATGTTTGTTCTATTTATAAAGTGAGTGTAACTAAAAAGATTACAAAACATTGTGCATATCTTCAGTCCTGTGTCAtgagaaaatgctttttaaagaaaatcacgtttttaacatattcttctggcatttttcagatgatggaggacataaattaagaaagttgagcttaaaattgtgtttctgagtatttttttatcaaaattgtAAATCAGAcgaaaaaaaaggcagatgaaAAGCTTGTAGTAGTTACAAAGGTGCTACAATCGGCGTTCCAACAATGGTGCTGCTCTGTACCATTCTGATCCATTCatttgtagatgactagatccatgtccatcttttttttcctcatctgagctggaatctggctcaaaactggacggctggatagctctaatgttgctcgccatttttgttgctgttaggttgggggtataaggggcagtaagctagcaggagaggtTGTAAACAGAGCTCTAAGCAAGAGGGAGGacaaggggtggggggtgctgctggctaaaatgaaatattcatacttaaaagaccattgAAATTGgcttaaattttaaatttaattttaaattagctCAAAAATGATTTGAGTGTTTCTTTAAGAATGAAGGTTGTGATTGTGTTTTAAATCATATATTTTCCTCTTATTCTAGCTTAATCTTGCACCACCATCTGATGGGGAAAAGTCAGATTTATTGCAGGAAACCCAGAGCCCTGTTCGCCAAGAAGACATACCAGCTAGTGAAGTTGCTCCAGAAGCCACCCCAAGTCCTGCTCCAGCTCTAACTCCGTCTCCTGCACCAGAATCCACTCCACTTCCTCACAAAAGATCAGAGGGCAAGCCTGTCATTGACCCCTACAC is from Oryzias latipes chromosome 7, ASM223467v1 and encodes:
- the LOC105354337 gene encoding serine/arginine repetitive matrix protein 2; the encoded protein is MMGGSETVSGDKDGVHTAAIHVPIGWQRRMEGGKVIYVSPSGAALSTLEEVKAYLLTDGTCKCGLECPLILNKVFNFSIDVKVEHRSQPLGKPEQDMTKLCNHRRKVVAMAALCRSMQGSQHPFANFHHPDVGQGDSRDPKQEPAERKEDDHGSFLQKLQPVSARFHNNLHPNPCASPKSPHHFICPYNGSPSVLHTGTNSHHALDPRKLHHPTLPTSSTSSSSSSFIAHSSVPRSPCTPTPQKVSQGQRTPKTPDAPSSPRLGALSSPPPSSPIALGGAVRGAQSHTHHPHVVIVGAPPLSPSTPLSPSVHSLSASPHQRSRHPSASPSSLCGQGGGPTAPEGGELTGSNLRQRRKSTTSSPRSPVPSGSPNPSPHFPKYKLEDILEQFKNSGSNSTNNHHPLSISNPSLLTTLSSSSSHVVSSKPLKTIMLPTASAGTPGFGGNSPSSSSLPLGPLLNHHYSHQGKLPRPASFPASSLLSAAAKAQLANQITQGQGLNAVTPPGSLSSLNVLKETPQQQKVTNSTLHNSHSPCIASARLSHSLAAASAALFPPSHSLAQSLASTLPHLPPTAEQNASYRKRQRRSPTVLKMLKDTQALPNGSRRTPPEDAVVINLSSSSSSYPSPLHSSSTSALQNQSSASVDNQNQNVPGHMAKVQTSRHTAHLSRTVRPNEALDFTTSLTPSPLSLDPPTQPLSALLHLLSVQNAQTNASAANSALAQSRTVSVEGGGHTSKQSPKRSSSSPAPSANIRLPQPQSPFQRDNTNPLPLVQQPLSSPHISPHFTSSLSVSPAQSNKSSPPQKHSPSAVLPKSNLAFQSSSSTQQMTSSPTDKQQSADNHIPTSDSVSQASSQVPSPQGAGSADSGSNSTTTSVDLSQRQGSALLPIPSSPKPLDLSNHVLAFLAASSTVTQGNSNPPNDTTNVQMSSPENQTARSEEDGFLDPKSSTLTKRSAASSPTSAVLSHHEDRHSPPTPSAVSESMAALPLAEAFPFMNQDQLLQLLSSTGGLPSVLDPALLALLPLGGLWMGGQNAQTPPASVTPQPQQNLVESQPPEEQSILMQDAQQNLQDQQQKQQLNSNPLFPLLPLLSGTQGELPLNLMGLQNFMSASAPSAGQDLDLSEKNSLQALFMASLLLGQQQPSLLPLSALGQMSQVSLEVPIQHSQQIPTTLDGLALDKTSCLLEPSSLTGPGLLELTQGLLPITAGAEGPIQALHSLLLPATLPPPPAAFLPFNPALLTAALSSLELHPPPNTQLAPAQQTQHTQPQVTSEAGVETLIPVALQGKDNPILQQLLPTLLNPALLGDVSGVTGLPNMLGMEAGSILLSPVQASALGMSLLQGPDGAINLLNSIQLNLAPPSDGEKSDLLQETQSPVRQEDIPASEVAPEATPSPAPALTPSPAPESTPLPHKRSEGKPVIDPYTSFMDTIYTSFLQVSAKEQEDGGQLRPTDPTSPFCALPPVSFPVEHHFPSTTVSTFPQASSPATLSPRRACSLRNPDLSRLNLEATAHSPAQGTPKPIEDGQTSPLQRKTAMEGHVHLEPPLAPIFLEEAKTDCTASTGAVCPFVEGESDQQGHLPHTGYLSPRDGGSERLGQDTTETVLDSGQGVDQAGGARRGRKRKQTLQNVLEDFRDMDATALEEIKAATVLLKPERSVRGRRRRGARSLRQ